The region CAATGAACCTGCGGGGCATCATGGACGCGGCGTTCAGGGCGCTGGCCACCCCCAAGCTCATTATAGGCACGGTCATGCTGGCCATCTTTTTCTTCCTCTGGCTGGCGGTGCTCTCCTGGGAGGACCTGTCGGTGGCGCTCCCCATGCAGGCCCTCAACTACGTGCTGGTGGCGTTCCTCTCCCAGTACTTCCTGCACGAAACCGTGACGCCCCTCCGTTGGGCCGGTACCATGCTGGTCTGCGTCGGGGTCATGATGATCACCAAAAGCGGCGGGGCAAACTAGGGGCAGCCCGGGCGATGCCCGCAAAGGAGAAGAACCATGCTTGACGGAAAGACTATCGGATTCATCGGCGGCGGCAACATGGCCGAGGCGATCATCAAGGGGCTCCTGGTCGGGGGGGTCCCGGCGGCCGCCATCGCGGTGGCCGAGCCCGCCCCGCTCCGCAGGGAATTCCTCGCCAGCGAGTACGGCGTGGCGCTCCACGACGAAAACGCCGACGTCGCACGCCGTGCCGACATCATCCTCCTGGCCGTCAAACCCCAGGTGGCGGGCAGCGTCCTGGCCGGGCTGGAGCAGACCATCTCGCCGGACAAGCTGATCATATCCATCATGGCCGGCATCGCCACCGGCTTCATCGAGGCGAGCTTCAACAACGGGGTGCGGGTCGTGCGGGTGATGCCCAATACCCCGGCCCTGATCCAGGCGGCGGCCACGGCCATCTGCCCCGGCAGAAAGGCGACGGAGCAGGATCTGGAGACCGCCCGCGAGATATTCTCCCTGGTCGGCACGGTCGTCACCGTACCGGAAAAACAGATGGACGCGGTAACGGGGCTGTCCGGCAGCGGTCCGGCCTACGTTTTCGCGTTCATCGAGGCCCTGGCGGATGCCGGCGTGAAAAACGGGCTGCCGCGGGATATCGCGGCCAAGCTGGCGGTGCAGACCGTGGTCGGGGCCGCCCGCATGGTGGCGGAAACCGGCGAGCACCCGGCACTGCTGCGGGAAAAAGTGTCATCTCCCGGCGGGACCACCATCGCTGCCCTGCACACCCTGGAAAACGGCCGTTTCCGGGGCCTGGTCATGGACGCCGTGGACAGCGCCAGCCAGCGTTCGAAGGAATTGTCGGGAAAATAGTCACCCCTTGACGACAAAAACGGACGGCACCGGGCCGTCCGTTTTTATGTATCTGCCGCGCAGCTGCGCGTACCCTCTCCCCCTGTTTCACAGGCCTTTTTCGGGTCACTCCGCCTCATCCCGCACAAACCGGAACGCCACCCCCTCGTCCGTGACCCGCACCACTCGCGCCTTGAGCACCGGCGGCTCCTTGCCCAGCACCAGCCCGTCGAGCTGCAGGTGCATCTCGGTATCCACCGGCGGGTAGGGCTCGAACGCCACGAGCACAAACGCCCCGCTGTCGCTGAAATCCTTGGTGACGGCCCGCTTGACCTGCTGCGCCGCGGGCCAGGTGACCTTGATGTCCAGCGGGGCTTCGATCCGTTCGCTTATGCGCGTGTTCTCCATCGTCTGCCCTGTACGGCCGCCTTCACATCGCCACGCCGGCGACCCCTTTCGAAGTAATCGCTATTTCGGTCCGGCCACCGGCTGTTTTCGCGGCAGGTTGACCTCGGAGGACAGGATCAGATGGGGGGGGATTTCCTGGGCGCCCAGGATCTTGACCATGCGCTCGAAGCCACCCGCGATCGTGCGCAACTCCGTATCAGGCAGGATTTCCAGCCCCCTGACGAGGAGCCCCTGGGCAACCTCCGGCGAGGTCGCCACGACCTGCCGGCCCGCGTCCGTCAGCCCCACATGCACCACCCGCCGGTCCTTGCTGCACCGCTCACGCTCCACGAGCCTCCGTTTTTCCAGCCGGTCAACGATCCCGACGATGGTTGCGGGATGCAGGTACATCCTGCGGGCCAGTTCCGATATCTTGATCGGCGCGTGTTCGGCAATCACCTTGATTGCCCACAGTTGCGGCCCGGTCAGGCCGGTTTCCCGTTCAACCCTCTTGGATTGTTCGTTGACGACCTGAAATACGCGCCGCAGGTTGTCGATGATCTCCGCGACCAGAGTGGGTGTTGGCTGCTGCATACGGCTCCTTTTGCGCGGCCTGTCCGGAAGGCCGTTCGTGTCGTCGCTCATACCGGCGTTGATTATAAAGGTCCCGGCGCCTCCCGTCCAGACATGATGACGTCCGCAGAGGACGAGCGGCGCCACCGGAGGGCGCCGCGGGAGACATCACTCCTCGTCGTCCGGCCCGGGCTCGCCGGCAGCCCTGTTGAGCGCCTCATACCGTGCGATCTGCTCGGCCAGCGACAACTTGCGGCGGCAGCAGGCCCCCCTGGTGCGGCACAGCCGGCAGCGGTCGTCGGAGCACCATTGGCAGTAGGTGCAATCGGGGCAAGGGTGCTTCTTTTCGTTTTCCCGGGTCATGGCAGCCTAGTAGACGA is a window of Geobacter sp. FeAm09 DNA encoding:
- a CDS encoding EamA family transporter, which produces MFKTVIIMFMAVSAGTVGDILLAKGMKEMGDISAMNLRGIMDAAFRALATPKLIIGTVMLAIFFFLWLAVLSWEDLSVALPMQALNYVLVAFLSQYFLHETVTPLRWAGTMLVCVGVMMITKSGGAN
- the proC gene encoding pyrroline-5-carboxylate reductase, with amino-acid sequence MLDGKTIGFIGGGNMAEAIIKGLLVGGVPAAAIAVAEPAPLRREFLASEYGVALHDENADVARRADIILLAVKPQVAGSVLAGLEQTISPDKLIISIMAGIATGFIEASFNNGVRVVRVMPNTPALIQAAATAICPGRKATEQDLETAREIFSLVGTVVTVPEKQMDAVTGLSGSGPAYVFAFIEALADAGVKNGLPRDIAAKLAVQTVVGAARMVAETGEHPALLREKVSSPGGTTIAALHTLENGRFRGLVMDAVDSASQRSKELSGK
- a CDS encoding PilZ domain-containing protein, which produces MENTRISERIEAPLDIKVTWPAAQQVKRAVTKDFSDSGAFVLVAFEPYPPVDTEMHLQLDGLVLGKEPPVLKARVVRVTDEGVAFRFVRDEAE
- a CDS encoding MarR family winged helix-turn-helix transcriptional regulator translates to MQQPTPTLVAEIIDNLRRVFQVVNEQSKRVERETGLTGPQLWAIKVIAEHAPIKISELARRMYLHPATIVGIVDRLEKRRLVERERCSKDRRVVHVGLTDAGRQVVATSPEVAQGLLVRGLEILPDTELRTIAGGFERMVKILGAQEIPPHLILSSEVNLPRKQPVAGPK